In Helianthus annuus cultivar XRQ/B chromosome 3, HanXRQr2.0-SUNRISE, whole genome shotgun sequence, a single window of DNA contains:
- the LOC110886885 gene encoding (R)-mandelonitrile lyase-like, which yields MLNFQTMLHNVSLFFLLLCIWLQQEVNCFVHQNSPPDSGYLRFTYEATDFSPAKAYDYIIIGGGTAGCPLAATLSESYSVLLLERGSSLNKSVLYESNVFQNILAANDNDSPVQTFVSEDGLQNARARILGGGSMINGGFYSRADDYFYDNAGIEWDMGAVERAYEWVENSIVTRPGRLNRFQTSFFNGLLESGVVPDNGFTFDHVRGTKIGGSTFNDSGIRHGAVELLNNANPENLDVLVHAMVDRVIFSTSDPLAAVGVAYHDSNGKYHIVHVRTNGEVILSAGAIGSPQLLLLSGLGPTSNLTSLNIPVVRDHPFIGQFMADNPRTGVNILLRDSITDLGLRVAGITESGPYIESFTVAPNTPLTSIIPFVGSVAIFNSSVQIIGGKITRPKSTGSLHLLSASNVTVGPSVRFNYYNHTEDVNECWNAVEVIRKLLATPTMEEYKFGGQNFEFLGLPLPEESSDYETIASFCRDTLSTFWHIHGGCLPNKVVDSNLKVIGVDSLRVVDASTFFNSPGTNPQATTMMLGRYIGIKMLEERAASQGHPFLEYI from the exons ATGTTGAACTTTCAAACAATGTTGCACAATGTTTCTCTTTTTTTTCTCCTGCTCTGCATTTGGCTACAACAAGAAGTAAATTGCTTTGTTCACCAGAATTCTCCTCCAG ATTCAGGTTACCTTCGTTTTACATACGAAGCCACTGATTTCTCTCCTGCGAAAGCTTACGATTACATCATTATCGGTGGAGGGACTGCTGGTTGCCCGTTAGCTGCCACTTTATCTGAATCATATTCTGTCCTGCTACTTGAGAGGGGCAGTAGTTTGAACAAGAGCGTTTTATATGAAAGTAATGTCTTTCAGAATATCCTAGCTGCAAATGATAATGATTCACCGGTTCAAACTTTTGTTTCGGAAGATGGTTTACAGAACGCAAGGGCGAGGATTTTGGGGGGCGGTAGCATGATAAATGGTGGGTTTTATTCGAGAGCCGATGACTACTTTTATGATAATGCAGGTATCGAATGGGATATGGGAGCTGTTGAAAGAGCCTACGAGTGGGTAGAAAATAGTATTGTTACTCGTCCAGGACGTTTAAATAGGTTTCAAACTTCTTTCTTTAATGGATTACTCGAATCAGGAGTTGTTCCTGATAATGGGTTCACCTTTGACCACGTTCGAGGAACCAAGATTGGTGGTTCAACATTCAATGATTCGGGGATACGACATGGGGCAGTTGAGCTTCTGAACAATGCCAACCCGGAAAATTTGGATGTGTTGGTTCATGCGATGGTCGACAGGGTGATCTTCTCCACCTCTGACCCTTTAG CTGCGGTTGGAGTTGCATACCACGATTCAAACGGAAAATATCACATAGTTCATGTAAGAACAAACGGAGAGGTAATTTTGAGTGCCGGAGCCATTGGAAGTCCGCAACTTTTGCTGCTAAGTGGACTCGGGCCAACCTCGAACCTTACATCCTTgaatattcctgttgttcgggaccATCCTTTCATCGGCCAGTTCATGGCTGATAATCCACGAACTGGGGTAAATATCTTGCTTCGAGATTCAATAACAGATTTAGGCCTCCGTGTGGCTGGGATTACCGAAAGTGGACCATACATTGAGTCGTTTACAGTCGCCCCAAACACACCTCTCACGAGTATCATACCTTTTGTCGGTTCAGTGGCAATTTTTAACTCAAGTGTGCAGATAATTGGTGGAAAGATTACTAGGCCTAAATCAACAGGTTCATTGCATCTCTTATCTGCATCTAATGTAACAGTTGGCCCAAGCGTCCGCTTTAATTATTACAATCACACCGAAGACGTAAATGAATGCTGGAACGCTGTGGAAGTTATTAGAAAACTGTTGGCTACTCCAACCATGGAAGAGTACAAGTTTGGTGGACAAAATTTCGAATTTCTTGGGTTGCCGTTACCTGAGGAGTCATCTGATTACGAGACCATTGCGAGTTTCTGTCGTGACACTTTGTCCACATTTTGGCATATCCATGGTGGATGCTTGCCTAACAAGGTGGTTGATAGCAATCTGAAAGTCATCGGGGTTGATTCTTTACGAGTCGTCGATGCTTCAACATTTTTTAACTCACCGGGAACAAATCCACAAGCAACCACTATGATGTTGGGCCGGTATATTGGTATCAAAATGCTTGAAGAGAGAGCAGCAAGTCAAGGGCATCCGTTCTTAGAATACATCTAG